In Hylaeus volcanicus isolate JK05 chromosome 9, UHH_iyHylVolc1.0_haploid, whole genome shotgun sequence, the following proteins share a genomic window:
- the LOC128882004 gene encoding adipokinetic hormone/corazonin-related peptide receptor variant I isoform X1 — MGSTVKIPISGELPNSRTNNTNNVELPIDMRFNEGHVVSIIIYSVLMIISAVGNTTVLVLITRRKRASKSRIHVMLMHLAIADLLVTFLMMPLEIGWAITVSWKAGDAMCRIMAFFRVFGLYLSSLILVCISMDRYYAIIRPLQLRDVDKRGKIMICLAWVGSIVFSMPQMVVFHLETHPNITWYSQCVTFNTFPTYTHEVTYSLFGMVVMYWFPLIVIIYTYTSILLEICKRTKKSEHDKIRRSSMGFLTRAKIRTLKMTVIIVAVFFICWTPYYIMSLWYWIDRHSAYKVDQRIQRGLFLFASTNSCMNPIVYGAFNIRDRNKVSVRPTTLETRVTPLSLSLRLLD, encoded by the exons ATGGGGAGCACGGTTAAAATCCCAATTTCAGGGGAACTACCCAATTCGAGGACGAACAATACAAACAACGTGGAGTTGCCTATCGATATGCGTTTCAACGAAGGCCACGTTGTTAGCATAATCATTTACAGCGTGTTGATGATAATATCCGCCGTGGGGAACACGACCGTTCTAGTGCTAATTACGCGACGCAAACGTGCGTCCAAATCGAGGATACACGTAATGCTGATGCACCTTGCGATCGCAGATTTACTT GTCACTTTCCTCATGATGCCCCTCGAGATCGGTTGGGCCATCACGGTGTCCTGGAAAGCAGGGGATGCCATGTGCCGAATAATGGCTTTCTTCAGAGTGTTTGGCTTATACTTGTCATCCCTAATTTTGGTGTGCATAAGCATGGACAG atattaCGCCATAATACGGCCCCTCCAGCTACGGGACGTCGACAAGAGAGGAAAAATCATGATATGCCTCGCCTGGGTGGGATCCATCGTATTCTCCATGCCTCAG ATGGTTGTGTTTCACCTGGAGACCCATCCAAACATCACCTGGTACTCGCAGTGCGTCACGTTCAACACATTTCCAACGTACACTCACGAAGTAACGTATTCTCTGTTTGGAATGGTCGTAATGTACTGGTTTCCTCTCATCGTGATAATATACACTTACACCAGCATTCTGTTGGAGATCTGTAAGAGAACGAAGAAGAGCGAGCACG ACAAGATTCGTCGCTCGTCTATGGGTTTTCTAACCAGAGCTAAAATACGAACTCTGAAGATGACTGTGATCATTGTCGCTGTGTTCTTCATCTGCTGGACGCCGTACTACATTATGAGTCTTTG GTATTGGATCGACCGGCACTCCGCGTACAAAGTGGATCAACGAATCCAAAGAGGCCTCTTCCTGTTCGCATCCACCAATTCCTGTATGAATCCCATCGTTTATGGTGCGTTCAACATACGAGACCGCAACAAG GTATCTGTACGGCCAACTACGTTGGAAACTCGGGTCACCCCGTTGTCTTTGTCGCTCAGACTTCTGGATTGA
- the LOC128881999 gene encoding NGFI-A-binding protein homolog isoform X7, translating into MEGFWNVGDRHVVQTSVPQNEAELQLYRVMQRASLLSYYDTLLEMGGDDVQQLCDAGEEEFLEIMALVGMASKPLHVRRLQKALQEWLTNPSLFQTPVVPTSATCKNPAGIGFPCVSPRPQVQNLQGFTTSSQTPTPTPYVSSHVSLTPLPCRSTSPIVSVTSVTAPVPSTTFRQSPSPNAPLAYAASHSPGTTNLSLQVGTCESSCGSGTTPSPSDGGGAPASPTQPTPTLLQSQIQRLAEAAERLAATIRPVDPKPHNVKKKICKNLEMVMAMPDSDPRRMEEIRKYAAIYGRFDCKRKPEKPLTLHEVSVNEAAAQICRFVPALLTRRDELFPLARRVVRDSGYHYSKSHYLSVSRLRENGEENESDHTKRQKLELEGENEDVTQEELDLRCSEMDISNSTRRRHQSSSPVWRKKNNNGMFSASIEEISDSDSQLSFSNEESSSIHDTHEAEADITDKESDFNLKVIASRGDNIIAVANPALMECNHPIKEEPTDEKPTL; encoded by the exons TGGTGCAGACATCCGTCCCCCAGAATGAAGCAGAACTGCAGCTGTACAGAGTCATGCAGCGTGCTTCCCTGTTGAGCTACTACGACACGCTCTTGGAAATGG GTGGCGACGACGTGCAGCAGTTATGCGACGCCGGCGAGGAGGAGTTTCTAGAAATCATGGCGTTAGTCGGTATGGCGAGCAAGCCTCTCCACGTCAGAAGGCTGCAGAAAGCCCTCCAGGAGTGGCTCACGAATCCTT CACTTTTCCAGACGCCGGTGGTACCGACGAGCGCTACGTGCAAGAATCCTGCAGGCATAGGGTTCCCGTGCGTCAGTCCTAGGCCTCAAGTACAAAATCTTCAGGGTTTCACGACAAGCTCGCAAACGCCTACCCCAACGCCGTACGTCTCGTCACATGTATCCCTAACGCCGTTGCCGTGCAGAAGCACCAGTCCCATTGTTTCGGTTACGAGCGTGACCGCACCGGTTCCCTCGACCACTTTTCGTCAGAGCCCAAGCCCTAACGCGCCTCTAGCTTACGCAGCCTCTCACAGCCCTGGGACCACAAACCTCTCACTACAG GTAGGAACGTGCGAGTCTTCCTGCGGCAGCGGCACGACGCCGAGTCCTAGCGACGGCGGTGGTGCACCTGCGAGTCCCACGCAACCGACACCCACCCTCTTACAATCGCAGATACAAAGACTCGCCGAGGCAGCCGAAAGGCTCGCCGCTACCATTCGACCTGTGGACCCGAAGCCTCATAACGTGAAGAAGAAGATTTGCAAAAATCTAGAG ATGGTAATGGCTATGCCTGATAGCGATCCGCGCAGAATGGAGGAGATTCGAAAGTACGCGGCGATTTATGGGAGGTTCGACTGTAAAAGGAAGCCGGAGAAACCGCTGACGTTGCACGAAGTGTCGGTAAACGAAGCTGCCGCGCAAATTTGCAGGTTCGTACCTGCCCTTCTTACTAGAAGAGacgaactttttcctttgGCCCGCCGTGTTGTGAGAGATTCTGGGTATCATTATTCGAAAAGTCATTA CTTGTCCGTATCAAGGCTGCGTGAAAATGGCGAAGAAAATGAGAGCGATCATACGAAACGACAAAAGCTCGAACTCGAGGGTGAGAATGAAGATGTGACGCAG GAGGAGTTGGACCTTCGCTGTTCCGAGATGGATATTAGCAACTCGACGCGCAGGAGACATCAGTCGTCGAG TCCAGTTTGGAGGAAGAAGAATAACAACGGTATGTTTAGCGCGAGTATCGAAGAGATCAGTGATTCCGATAGTCAACTTTCGTTTTCCAACGAGGAATCTTCGTCCATACAT GACACTCACGAAGCTGAAGCAGATATTACCGATAAAGAAAGTGACTTTAATCTGAAG GTGATAGCCTCGCGCGGGGACAATATTATCGCGGTAGCGAATCCTGCACTGATGGAATGCAACCATCCTATAAAAGAGGAACCAACAGACGAGAAACCTACACTGTGA
- the LOC128881999 gene encoding NGFI-A-binding protein homolog isoform X6, translating into MSHREWWQKASRRGVEKGAFSSAIVVQTSVPQNEAELQLYRVMQRASLLSYYDTLLEMGGDDVQQLCDAGEEEFLEIMALVGMASKPLHVRRLQKALQEWLTNPSLFQTPVVPTSATCKNPAGIGFPCVSPRPQVQNLQGFTTSSQTPTPTPYVSSHVSLTPLPCRSTSPIVSVTSVTAPVPSTTFRQSPSPNAPLAYAASHSPGTTNLSLQVGTCESSCGSGTTPSPSDGGGAPASPTQPTPTLLQSQIQRLAEAAERLAATIRPVDPKPHNVKKKICKNLEMVMAMPDSDPRRMEEIRKYAAIYGRFDCKRKPEKPLTLHEVSVNEAAAQICRFVPALLTRRDELFPLARRVVRDSGYHYSKSHYLSVSRLRENGEENESDHTKRQKLELEGENEDVTQEELDLRCSEMDISNSTRRRHQSSSPVWRKKNNNGMFSASIEEISDSDSQLSFSNEESSSIHDTHEAEADITDKESDFNLKVIASRGDNIIAVANPALMECNHPIKEEPTDEKPTL; encoded by the exons TGGTGCAGACATCCGTCCCCCAGAATGAAGCAGAACTGCAGCTGTACAGAGTCATGCAGCGTGCTTCCCTGTTGAGCTACTACGACACGCTCTTGGAAATGG GTGGCGACGACGTGCAGCAGTTATGCGACGCCGGCGAGGAGGAGTTTCTAGAAATCATGGCGTTAGTCGGTATGGCGAGCAAGCCTCTCCACGTCAGAAGGCTGCAGAAAGCCCTCCAGGAGTGGCTCACGAATCCTT CACTTTTCCAGACGCCGGTGGTACCGACGAGCGCTACGTGCAAGAATCCTGCAGGCATAGGGTTCCCGTGCGTCAGTCCTAGGCCTCAAGTACAAAATCTTCAGGGTTTCACGACAAGCTCGCAAACGCCTACCCCAACGCCGTACGTCTCGTCACATGTATCCCTAACGCCGTTGCCGTGCAGAAGCACCAGTCCCATTGTTTCGGTTACGAGCGTGACCGCACCGGTTCCCTCGACCACTTTTCGTCAGAGCCCAAGCCCTAACGCGCCTCTAGCTTACGCAGCCTCTCACAGCCCTGGGACCACAAACCTCTCACTACAG GTAGGAACGTGCGAGTCTTCCTGCGGCAGCGGCACGACGCCGAGTCCTAGCGACGGCGGTGGTGCACCTGCGAGTCCCACGCAACCGACACCCACCCTCTTACAATCGCAGATACAAAGACTCGCCGAGGCAGCCGAAAGGCTCGCCGCTACCATTCGACCTGTGGACCCGAAGCCTCATAACGTGAAGAAGAAGATTTGCAAAAATCTAGAG ATGGTAATGGCTATGCCTGATAGCGATCCGCGCAGAATGGAGGAGATTCGAAAGTACGCGGCGATTTATGGGAGGTTCGACTGTAAAAGGAAGCCGGAGAAACCGCTGACGTTGCACGAAGTGTCGGTAAACGAAGCTGCCGCGCAAATTTGCAGGTTCGTACCTGCCCTTCTTACTAGAAGAGacgaactttttcctttgGCCCGCCGTGTTGTGAGAGATTCTGGGTATCATTATTCGAAAAGTCATTA CTTGTCCGTATCAAGGCTGCGTGAAAATGGCGAAGAAAATGAGAGCGATCATACGAAACGACAAAAGCTCGAACTCGAGGGTGAGAATGAAGATGTGACGCAG GAGGAGTTGGACCTTCGCTGTTCCGAGATGGATATTAGCAACTCGACGCGCAGGAGACATCAGTCGTCGAG TCCAGTTTGGAGGAAGAAGAATAACAACGGTATGTTTAGCGCGAGTATCGAAGAGATCAGTGATTCCGATAGTCAACTTTCGTTTTCCAACGAGGAATCTTCGTCCATACAT GACACTCACGAAGCTGAAGCAGATATTACCGATAAAGAAAGTGACTTTAATCTGAAG GTGATAGCCTCGCGCGGGGACAATATTATCGCGGTAGCGAATCCTGCACTGATGGAATGCAACCATCCTATAAAAGAGGAACCAACAGACGAGAAACCTACACTGTGA
- the LOC128882002 gene encoding protein AATF, with amino-acid sequence MALKTKKSLADKINSLITTTPTNFQSDDDAEDTKAKVVDPYEESDNSESNFQVSEIRRRNVDTLDQVDKRYIGRKVSRKDVYVTDDSADDVSEDEEEEMNSTEEEEEEEENDNNVDSNDSNDYSQDDHNNNDDSESYYSDEELSNESFRQSSEDGSNIEDNNPENKNFNTDQRAGFQTISHTNLKADIDKGNCVRSQLKLWESLLEMRIKLQKCLITSNKMPQHDAHEILKDVDYTKKVEETKSNLKLLLNNLLQLQNLFLRQYPETKNLSAQSKKRKAEESIDKEEINEDEDEEIPSDTEDEDEKETSVSRENADEISKNVFIKKLRLDNYEKILNENHKLYTEYRNSVIQKWNEKTRIASGKLDKAMNQTTLKQIEFALSDKEKLRKRTQLKRSEYKIIGKMDAAENENDGRRIQEYDSEIYDDDDFYHQLLRDLIEYRSADITDPIQLSKQWIQLQNMRSKMKRKIDTRATKGRRIRYNVHNKLVNFMAPITINDTWTDHAKDELYNSLFGKIKSTSVEAGR; translated from the exons atggctctgaaaacgaagaaaagctTAGCTGATAAAATAAACTCTCTGATTACTACAACTCCAACGAATTTTCAATCAGACGACGATGCAGAGGACACAAAGGCTAAAGTAGTTGACCCTTATGAAGAGAGTGACAATTCAGAGAGCAATTTCCAGGTATCAGAAATACGCAGACGAAACGTCGATACCTTAGATCAGGTGGATAAAAG GTACATAGGTAGAAAAGTTTCGAGGAAGGATGTATATGTTACTGATGATAGTGCTGATGATGTAtcagaagatgaagaagaagaaatgaatagtacagaagaagaagaggaagaagaagaaaatgataataatgtaGACAGTAATGATAGCAATGACTATAGCCAAGATGACCACAATAATAATGATGATAGTGAAAGTTACTACTCGGATGAGGAATTAAGCAATGAAAGTTTCAGACAATCTTCTGAAGATGGATCTAATATAGAAGACAACAatcctgaaaataaaaattttaatacagatCAGAGGGCAGGATTTCAGACGATATCGCACACGAATCTTAAAGCAGATATTGACAAAGGCAATTGCGTTAGAAGTCAGTTGAAACTTTGGGAAAGTTTGTTAGAGATGAGAATAAAGCTACAAAAATGTCTGATTACTAGCAATAAAATGCCCCAACACGACGCAcacgaaattttaaaagatgtaGATTATACGAAGAAAGTGGAGGAGAccaaaagcaatttaaaattgcTGTTAAACAACCTGTTGCAGTTGCAAAATCTTTTCCTAAGGCAGTATCCagaaacgaagaatttatCGGCGCAGAGTAAAAAGAGGAAAGCTGAGGAGAGCAtagataaagaagaaataaatgaagacgaagacgaggaAATTCCATCGGATACAGAAGACGAAGATGAGAAGGAGACATCGGTTTCGAGAGAAAATGCAGACGAAATCtccaaaaatgtattcatcAAGAAACTGAGGCTCGATAATtacgagaaaatattaaacgaaaatcaTAAATTGTACACAGAGTACAGAAACTCTGTCATACAAAAGTGGAACGAGAAGACGAGAATAGCTAGCGGTAAATTGGACAAGGCTATGAATCAAACGACGTTGAAACAAATAGAATTCGCGTTAAGcgacaaagaaaaattgcgcAAGAGAACCCAACTGAAACGTTCGGAATACAAAATCATTGGCAAAATGGATGCAGCAGAAAATGAGAACGATGGCAGAAGAATTCAAGAGTACGATTCTGAGATctacgacgacgacgatttTTATCATCAACTACTGAGAGATTTGATCGAGTACAGATCAGCTGATATCACCGACCCCATACAACTTAGCAAACAGTGGATTCAATTGCAAAATATGAGAAGTAAGATGAAGAGGAAGATAGACACGAGAGCTACCAAGGGCAGGAGAATACGATACAATGTACATAATAAGTTAGTAAACTTTATGGCCCCCATTACGATAAACGATACGTGGACAGATCATGCTAAAGATGAATTGTATAATTCTTTGTTTGGCAAAATTAAATCGACAAGTGTAGAAGCTGGTCGTTAA
- the LOC128882003 gene encoding WASH complex subunit 1-like: MPERIEIGVIPDNLRHEETIVQIAEALDDLDSAVSYIFECIDKRLHENSQRLSNVRNRATKLQDRLHYLQTNLNLKAVKMYSAAKYPANHTYKEYEMAIPPKYKETREIPEVYKCSVPIKEVPETYLSSNCKTEDGQYAANNNLQEKLQFFHVRAKTNKEAYMDNNEPSFPLSLSSISALLFDSMDNPYKMSTKQTSQQTSEKQQIEDAPDSIIQPWPTSEMESSSNYMYTPTLGEVPQINVPLTLPDLPGIVDDEKFMLDLNAQSPIAPSSVVTTPTYLRLDFPTPTSATNEKEASTKLEQNVPNLPGFADIDSSKQSAQDSTATSSTHVSSDASNAVSSNSETSHRSSLLMPPPPQPPPPPSLLPPPPPPPPPPPPPPPPPPPPPPQPSSESDVPDSRKGSETSKAPKEKSKPANPDDRSNLMAEIRNAGGIGRAKLRRTVPEDKENRWSSASVGGDLMADLHAKLALRRKGIAGSGTTALERMSNMIPPPPPKSNEATASDRNSATSEYDSQPDTDDWDE, from the exons ATGCCTGAACGAATTGAAATTG GTGTCATCCCTGACAATTTACGGCACGAGGAGACTATCGTGCAGATAGCAGAAGCCCTCGATGATCTTGACTCCGCTGTCTCTTATATATTCGAGTGTATCGACAAGAGATTACACGAAAACAGCCAAAG GTTGTCGAATGTTAGAAACCGAGCAACAAAGCTTCAAGATCGGTTGCATTACTTGCAGACCAATTTAAACTTGAAAGCTGTGAAGATGTACTCTGCTGCCAAGTATCCTGCTAATCACACGTACAAGGAATACGAGATGGCGATACCACCCAAGTACAAGGAAACTCGCGAAATACCGGAGGTTTACAAATGCTCCGTGCCAATAAAAGAAGTACCCGAAACGTACTTATCCTCCAATTGTAAAACAGAGGATGGTCAATACGCGGCAAATAACAATTTGCAAGAGAAGCTGCAATTCTTTCACGTGCGAGCCAAAACGAATAAAGAGGCCTATATGGATAACAACGAACCATCCTTCCCTCTCAGTTTGTCTTCGATCAGCGCACTCTTATTCGATAGTATGGATAATCCTTACAAAATGTCAACAAAGCAAACCAGTCAACAAACATCCGAAAAACAACAGATCGAAGATGCCCCTGACTCGATTATACAACCGTGGCCGACATCGGAAATGGAGTCCTCCTCCAATTACATGTACACGCCAACTCTAGGCGAG GTGCCCCAAATAAACGTGCCCCTAACACTGCCGGATCTACCTGGAATCGTAGAcgacgaaaaattcatgttaGACCTTAACGCTCAAAGCCCTATCGCACCCTCTTCCGTAGTAACTACGCCTACCTACCTCCGTCTCGACTTTCCAACCCCAACGTCAGCCACAAACGAGAAAGAAGCAAGCACGAAGCTCGAGCAGAACGTGCCAAACCTCCCTGGCTTCGCAGACATCGATTCCTCCAAGCAATCTGCTCAGGATTCAACAGCTACTTCATCGACGCACGTTTCCTCCGATGCATCGAACGCAGTTTCTTCGAATTCTGAGACAAGTCATCGTTCATCGCTGTTAATGCCTCCACCACCGCAGCCACCTCCACCACCGTCGCTGCTACCACCGCCGCCACCACCCCCTCCGCCTccaccaccgccaccgccaccgccaccaccgCCTCCTCCACAGCCCTCGTCAGAGTCCGACGTTCCGGACTCTCGGAAAGGCTCTGAAACGAGCAAAGCTCCCAAGGAGAAGAGCAAGCCAGCGAATCCTGACGATCGCTCCAATCTAATGGCTGAAATCCGCAACGCGGGCGGCATAGGAAGAGCAAAATTGAGGCGAACAGTGCCAGAAGATAAAGAGAATCGCTGGTCTTCCGCGTCCGTCGGAGGAGATCTAATGGCAGACTTGCACGCGAAGCTAGCGCTTAGGAGAAAAGGGATCGCTGGCTCAGGAACCACTGCTCTGGAGAGGATGTCCAACATGATTCCACCCCCTCCTCCAAAATCAAACGAAGCTACCGCGTCGGACAGGAACTCAGCCACCAGCGAATACGACTCTCAACCGGATACAGACGACTGGGACGAGTAA
- the LOC128882004 gene encoding adipokinetic hormone/corazonin-related peptide receptor variant I isoform X2: MGSTVKIPISGELPNSRTNNTNNVELPIDMRFNEGHVVSIIIYSVLMIISAVGNTTVLVLITRRKRASKSRIHVMLMHLAIADLLVTFLMMPLEIGWAITVSWKAGDAMCRIMAFFRVFGLYLSSLILVCISMDRYYAIIRPLQLRDVDKRGKIMICLAWVGSIVFSMPQMVVFHLETHPNITWYSQCVTFNTFPTYTHEVTYSLFGMVVMYWFPLIVIIYTYTSILLEICKRTKKSEHDKIRRSSMGFLTRAKIRTLKMTVIIVAVFFICWTPYYIMSLCVSGIGSTGTPRTKWINESKEASSCSHPPIPV, translated from the exons ATGGGGAGCACGGTTAAAATCCCAATTTCAGGGGAACTACCCAATTCGAGGACGAACAATACAAACAACGTGGAGTTGCCTATCGATATGCGTTTCAACGAAGGCCACGTTGTTAGCATAATCATTTACAGCGTGTTGATGATAATATCCGCCGTGGGGAACACGACCGTTCTAGTGCTAATTACGCGACGCAAACGTGCGTCCAAATCGAGGATACACGTAATGCTGATGCACCTTGCGATCGCAGATTTACTT GTCACTTTCCTCATGATGCCCCTCGAGATCGGTTGGGCCATCACGGTGTCCTGGAAAGCAGGGGATGCCATGTGCCGAATAATGGCTTTCTTCAGAGTGTTTGGCTTATACTTGTCATCCCTAATTTTGGTGTGCATAAGCATGGACAG atattaCGCCATAATACGGCCCCTCCAGCTACGGGACGTCGACAAGAGAGGAAAAATCATGATATGCCTCGCCTGGGTGGGATCCATCGTATTCTCCATGCCTCAG ATGGTTGTGTTTCACCTGGAGACCCATCCAAACATCACCTGGTACTCGCAGTGCGTCACGTTCAACACATTTCCAACGTACACTCACGAAGTAACGTATTCTCTGTTTGGAATGGTCGTAATGTACTGGTTTCCTCTCATCGTGATAATATACACTTACACCAGCATTCTGTTGGAGATCTGTAAGAGAACGAAGAAGAGCGAGCACG ACAAGATTCGTCGCTCGTCTATGGGTTTTCTAACCAGAGCTAAAATACGAACTCTGAAGATGACTGTGATCATTGTCGCTGTGTTCTTCATCTGCTGGACGCCGTACTACATTATGAGTCTTTG CGTTTCAGGTATTGGATCGACCGGCACTCCGCGTACAAAGTGGATCAACGAATCCAAAGAGGCCTCTTCCTGTTCGCATCCACCAATTCCTGTATGA